One window of Parambassis ranga chromosome 3, fParRan2.1, whole genome shotgun sequence genomic DNA carries:
- the cdh15 gene encoding cadherin-15 yields MAGRMLMVCVLGALLCQVWCTAEPHHKEEEEVPPQTLYLWKNHGKGLVRIRRDWIIPPIRVSENSKQVPEDLVQIKSDKIFTGEVIYKLEGPGVDQEPKNLFEIDDKTGVIRSKRPLDREKYSSFTLKAFALSPSGERLENPTTIEIVVLDQNDNRPAFTKSQFVGSVPEFSIPGTSVMSVSATDADDPMTENAALSYSIVGQESVPANAVTKTMFGINNETGAIYTRDVGLDREVVKSFRLKLQVADMAGMGLTSEGVAIIHVADINNHAPQFSPASYSMTVVENRGGNEIGRVNVTDRDDRGTRNWEAKYTISNDPKGHFTISTDPATNEGVLTVVKPLDYEAQSVHTLLLTVENLNPLSNKAPNLPLSTATVVVTVVNENEAPHFREDPIQIVVPESVLPGTLLKSNIAFDPDHSDLRYEIIRDPERWLDINRETGDITAKRPFNMRSPHVKNNIYSAVVKVTDAGGVSVTATVAITLKETNDFPPQLIPLSGFVCRGNNQKRSGLVVTAVDEDLPPHAAPFFFEIPEDLSINWTIVQVNGTHAVLQPLVELEVGEYVITVLVTDSGSPPLGAYAQINVTVCLCDSFGDCRSEAGAILGSSVGISFIALIIIMACIALLLLLLLVAVTATTCGRRHHIKKGTGLLVGESEDDIRDNVFNYDEQGGGEEDENAFNIDLLWNPHDAPSTPGPFYPGVPRGKQPLRRDAPHNLPSPTYPRRPPADPTDIEDYINDGLEAADNDPNVPPYDTALIYDYEGDGSLAGSLSSIASGSSDGDQDYDYLNDWGPRFQKLANMYDPR; encoded by the exons ATGGCGGGACGGATGttgatggtgtgtgtgctgggtgcTCTGCTTTGTCAG GTGTGGTGCACTGCAGAACCTcaccacaaagaagaagaagaggtgccTCCACAGACTCTGTACCTGTGGAAAAATCATGGCAAGGGCCTGGTCAGAATAAGGAGGGACTGGATCATCCCTCCTATCAGGGTCTCAGAAAATAGCAAGCAGGTTCCTGAAGACCTTGTTCAG ATCAAATCGGACAAAATCTTCACAGGTGAAGTGATCTACAAGTTAGAGGGACCGGGGGTAGACCAGGAACCCAAGAATCTGTTTGAGATTGATGATAAAACAGGAGTAATCAGGAGCAAGCGGCCTCTGGACCGAGAGAAATACAGCAGCTTCACG cttAAAGCGTTTGCACTGTCCCCTAGTGGAGAGAGACTAGAAAATCCAACTACCATTGAGATAGTGGTTCTGGATCAGAATGACAACAGACCTGCCTTTACTAAGAGCCAGTTTGTTGGCAGTGTCCCTGAGTTCTCAATCCCAG GCacatcagtgatgtcagtgTCAGCCACTGATGCTGATGACCCAATGACAGAAAACGCTGCTCTGAGCTACTCTATCGTTGGCCAGGAGAGTGTTCCTGCCAACGCTGTTACCAAGACTATGTTTGGTATCAACAACGAGACAGGGGCCATCTACACAAGAGACGTAGGCCTGGACCGAGAG GTGGTAAAAAGTTTCAGGTTAAAACTTCAGGTTGCTGATATGGCTGGCATGGGACTAACAAGTGAAGGTGTAGCAATCATACATGTAGCGGACATCAACAACCATGCACCGCAGTTCAGTCCTGCCTCA TACAGCATGACAGTGGTGGAGAACAGAGGTGGCAATGAGATTGGTCGAGTGAACGTGACAGACAGAGATGACCGTGGAACAAGAAACTGGGAAGCCAAATACACCATTTCCAATGACCCTAAAGGCCACTTCACCATCAGTACGGATCCTGCTACCAACGAGGGGGTCCTGACTGTGGTGAAG CCCTTGGATTATGAAGCACAGAGTGTGCACACACTCCTTCTGACTGTGGAAAATCTCAATCCTCTGAGCAACAAGGCTCCTAACCTACCTCTGAGCACAGCAACAGTGGTGGTCACTGTAGTGAATGAGAATGAGGCTCCACATTTCAGAGAGGACCCCATACAGATTGTAGTTCCAGAGTCTGTGCTTCCTGGGACTCTGCTAAAAAGCAACATTGCCTTTGACCCTGATCATTCTGACCTGAG GTATGAGATAATCAGAGATCCTGAGAGGTGGCTGGATATCAACAGAGAAACAGGAGACATTACTGCAAAGAGACCCTTCAACATGCGATCACCACAtgttaaaaacaatatttacagtgctgttgTCAAGGTTACAG atGCTGGTGGTGTGTCAGTCACTGCCACAGTGGCCATCACACTGAAGGAGACCAATGACTTCCCCCCTCAGCTCATTCCTCTCAGTGGTTTTGTATGTAGGGGAAACAACCAGAAGAGGTCTGGTCTGGTTGTGACTGCTGTGGATGAAGACCTTCCTCCCCATGCTGCACCCTTCTTCTTTGAAATACCTGAAGATCTGTCAATCAACTGGACTATTGTTCAGGTCAATG GTACTCATGCTGTGCTTCAGCCCCTTGTAGAGCTTGAGGTTGGAGAGTACGTCATCACAGTGCTGGTGACAGACTCTGGCAGCCCACCTCTGGGAGCTTACGCTCAGATCAACgtcacagtgtgtctctgtgactcCTTTGGTGACTGTAGGTCAGAGGCAGGTGCCATCTTAGGCTCCAGCGTGGGTATCAGCTTCATTGCCCTCATTATCATCATGGCCTGTATTGCACTTCTACTGT TGCTTCTTCTCGTGGCTGTGACGGCAACCACCTGTGGGAGACGCCACCATATCAAGAAGGGAACAGGTCTGCTTGTCGGAGAGTCAGAAGATGATATACGTGACAATGTCTTCAACTATGATGAGCAAGGAGgtggtgaggaagatgaa AATGCCTTTAACATTGACTTGCTGTGGAATCCACATGATGCACCTTCCACCCCGGGGCCCTTCTATCCAGGTGTTCCTCGAGGCAAGCAGCCCCTCAGGAGAGATGCCCCACACAACCTGCCCTCCCCTACCTACCCACGGAGACCTCCTGCAGATCCTACTGACATCGAGGACTATATCAATGAC GGCCTGGAAGCTGCAGACAACGACCCTAACGTCCCTCCATACGACACAGCCCTGATTTATGACTATGAAGGAGATGGCTCGCTGGCAGGCAGCCTCAGCTCCATTGCTTCAGGAAGCTCTGATGGAGATCAGGATTACGACTACCTCAATGACTGGGGACCACGATTTCAGAAACTGGCCAATATGTATGACCCACGTTAA
- the spg7 gene encoding paraplegin, with protein sequence MSALWLQHGAGGYRKYSRALLWTLSRRNCHVLSNKLASRDVAKSVPSRTANASQTLQSERTLTNQTQKVIQSLLHRPLSPGIVGLSTELIRSNLLRNPVGLANLLGATNFFSKSQSRKEKKKSNGPKGKTPEEDEEEKRRREQEDQVYRERLRTLFIIAAIITLLNSITSSGGNISWNDFVNEMLAKGEVSRVQVVPESDIVEIYLHPGAVIFGRPRLALMYRMQVANIDKFEEKLRAAEEELNIDTKDRVPVSYKRTGFFGNAVYALGMAAIGVGILWYVFRLAGMGGRDGFSAFNQLKMAKFTIVDGKSGKGVSFKDVAGLHEAKMEVKEFVDYLKNPERYLQLGAKVPKGSLLLGPPGCGKTLLAKAVATEAQVPFLAMAGCEFVEVIGGLGAARVRSLFKEARARAPCIVYIDEIDAVGKRRSTNVSGFSNTEEEQTLNQLLVEMDGMGTTDHVIVLASTNRADILDNALMRPGRLDRHIFIDLPTLQERKEIFEQHLKILKLTQPADFYSLRLAELTPGFSGADIANICNEAALHAAREGYKSIDTFNFEYAVERVIAGSVKKSKILSKEEQRVVAFHESGHALVGWLLEHTEAVMKVSIAPRTNAALGFAQILPRDQYLLTKEQLFERMCMALGGRVAEAVTFNKVTTGAQDDLRKVTRVAYSMVKQYGMCDSVGQVSFPDTEEQGVIGRRPFSQSLQQQMDHEAKMLIARAYRHTEKLLLDNRDKLILLANALLEREVVNYDDIEALLGPPPHGPKKMIVPQSWVEAEKDKQDTGDDEPQPPPRKHQDEDINPQLV encoded by the exons ATGTCAGCGTTGTGGTTGCAGCATGGTGCTGGCGGGTATAGAAAGTACAGCAGAGCCTTACTGTGGACATTGTCAAGGCGAAACTGTCATGTATTATCTAACAAGTTGGCATCCAGGGATGTTGCAAAAAGTGTGCCGTCAAGGACCGCAAACGCAAGTCAGACTCTTCAGTCAGAGCGGACACTTACGAATCAGACGCAGAAAGTCATCCAG AGTCTTCTCCACAGACCATTGAGTCCTGGCATAGTGGGACTTAGCACAGAATTAATTAGGAGTAACCTGCTGAGGAACCCGGTTGGTTTGGCAAATCTATTAG GGGCAACAAACTTCTTCAGTAAATCTCAATCtaggaaagagaaaaagaaaagtaatgGACCAAAGGGAAAAACtccagaggaagatgaag AGGAGAAGAGACGTCGCGAGCAGGAGGATCAGGTTTACCGGGAGCGCCTGCGGACCCTCTTTATCATCGCGGCCATCATTACCTTGCTGAACTCCATCACTTCTAGTGGTGGTAATATCTCCTGGAATGACTTTGTCAATGAGATGTTAGCCAAGGGAGAGGTGTCGCGTGTGCAAGTCGTCCCTGAGAGTGACATTGTTGAAATCTACCTTCATCCTGGAGCAGTTATCTTTGGGAGGCCT AGGTTGGCACTCATGTACAGAATGCAGGTTGCCAACATTGATAAATTTGAAGAGAAGCTaagagctgcagaggaagagctgAATATCGACActaaggacagagtgccagtgTCCTACAAACGCACCGGATTCTTTGGGAA TGCAGTCTATGCTCTGGGGATGGCTGCCATCGGTGTGGGTATTCTCTGGTATGTCTTTCGATTAGCAGGCATGGGTGGCAGAGATGGCTTCAGTGCTTTT AATCAGCTGAAGATGGCCAAGTTTACCATTGTAGATGGCAAATCAGGTAAAGGCGTGAGTTTCAAAGATGTAGCAGGCTTGCATGAGGCCAAGATGGAAGTAAAGGAATTTGTTGACTACCTCAAG AACCCAGAACGATATCTGCAGCTGGGAGCTAAGGTTCCTAAGGGTTCATTGCTTCTGGGGCCTCCAGGATGTGGAAAGACCCTGCTGGCTAAGGCTGTAGCTACAGAGGCCCAGGTGCCCTTCCTGGCTATGGCTGGCTGTGAGTTTGTGGAGGTCATTGGAG GCTTGGGTGCTGCTAGAGTGCGAAGTCTTTTCAAAGAGGCGCGTGCTCGAGCACCTTGCATTGTCTACATTGATGAGATTGATGCTGTGGGAAAGAGGCGCTCCACCAATGTATCAGGTTTCTCCAATACCGAAGAGGAGCAGACTCTCAACCAGCTGCTGGTAGAAATGGATG GAATGGGAACAACAGACCATGTGATTGTCCTTGCATCCACCAACAGAGCAGATATTTTAGACAATGCTCTTATGAGACCAGGAAGACTGGACAGACACATCTTTATAGATCTGCCCACACTCCAG gagaggaaggagattTTTGAGCAGCACCTGAAGATCTTGAAGCTGACCCAGCCAGCTGATTTCTATTCTCTGCGTCTTGCTGAACTTACACCAGGCTTCAGTG GTGCAGACATTGCAAACATTTGTAATGAAGCTGCCCTGCACGCTGCCAGGGAGGGGTACAAGTCCATTGATACGTTTAACTTTGAGTATGCAGTGGAGAGAGTGATAGCAG gaagTGTAAAGAAGAGTAAGATCCTTTCTAAAGAAGAGCAGAGGGTGGTTGCCTTCCATGAGTCTGGACATGCTTTAGTTGGATGGCTTCTTGAGCACACAGAAGCAGTCATGAAG GTGTCCATTGCTCCACGGACAAATGCAGCTCTTGGATTTGCTCAGATTTTACCCCGTGACCAGTACCTGTTAACCAAAGAGCAGCTGTTTGAGCGGATGTGTATGGCTCTGGGAGGCAGAGTTGCTGAGGCAGTCACCTTCAACAAGGTTACTACAG gaGCTCAAGATGACTTGCGCAAGGTGACGCGTGTGGCCTACTCGATGGTGAAGCAGTATGGCATGTGTGACAGTGTTGGACAGGTGTCTTTCCCAGACACAGAGGAGCAAGGTGTCATTGGACGCCGTCCTTTCAGCCagagcctgcagcagcagatggacCAT GAGGCTAAGATGCTGATTGCTCgtgcatacagacacacagagaagctgctCTTGGATAACAGAGACAAGCTGATACTG TTGGCCAATGCGCTGTTAGAGCGTGAAGTGGTGAACTACGATGACATCGAGGCCTTGCTGGGTCCCCCACCCCACGGACCCAAGAAGATGATTGTCCCACAGAGCTGGGTAGAGGCTGAGAAggacaaacaagacacaggggATGATGAACCTCAACCACCTCCACGCAAACACCAAGATGAGGACATAAATCCTCAGTTAGTCTGA